In one window of Ruminococcus albus AD2013 DNA:
- a CDS encoding metallophosphoesterase gives MYRLLWVILFAAAGIGALLALIYLVTRFHKFGFMQKLSENRKWLSWGLSALPVAGLGIVTVINLYIGIIIILHLALIWALCDLVTFIHRKRRHSWSSRYVTGVAAIMITAVYLGAGWFFAHHVFETDYRLKTKKQLENSPLRVAMFADSHLGVTLDGEEFAEQMKRVDEQSPDVVIIAGDFVDDDSKRSDMVLACSALGEIDTKYGVIYVDGNHDKGYGNGRDFTIDDLYTELEKNGVKILRDEVFEAGNVNFIGRKDHHDEDRLSAKQLMEQADEEKYTIIIDHQPRDYYAEAAAGADLVLSGHTHGGHIFPSGFVGLAMGFNDRVYGKEVRGDTTFIVTSGISGWAIPFKTGCISEYVIIDIYDR, from the coding sequence GTGTATCGTTTGCTCTGGGTGATTCTGTTTGCTGCGGCGGGTATCGGTGCTTTGCTGGCGTTGATATATCTTGTGACAAGGTTTCACAAATTCGGTTTTATGCAGAAGCTTTCCGAAAATCGAAAATGGCTATCATGGGGGCTGTCAGCTTTGCCTGTTGCCGGACTTGGGATTGTTACTGTAATTAATTTGTATATTGGTATCATCATAATTCTGCACCTTGCGCTCATCTGGGCGTTGTGTGATCTTGTGACTTTCATTCACCGCAAGCGCAGACATAGCTGGTCTTCACGATATGTGACGGGTGTCGCGGCAATTATGATAACGGCAGTCTATCTGGGAGCAGGCTGGTTTTTTGCCCATCATGTATTTGAAACGGACTACCGACTTAAAACAAAAAAGCAGTTAGAAAATTCGCCGCTTCGTGTTGCTATGTTTGCCGATTCTCATCTGGGCGTCACTCTTGATGGTGAAGAATTCGCTGAACAGATGAAGCGGGTAGATGAACAATCTCCCGATGTTGTTATAATCGCAGGTGACTTTGTTGACGATGACAGCAAGCGTTCGGATATGGTACTTGCTTGCAGTGCATTGGGGGAAATTGATACTAAATACGGCGTGATATATGTAGACGGCAATCACGACAAGGGATACGGCAACGGCAGGGATTTCACCATAGACGATCTTTATACCGAGCTTGAAAAGAATGGTGTCAAGATACTTCGTGACGAAGTTTTTGAAGCAGGTAACGTAAATTTCATAGGCAGGAAAGATCATCACGATGAGGATAGGTTATCTGCAAAGCAGCTTATGGAACAGGCCGATGAAGAAAAGTACACTATTATAATAGATCATCAGCCCAGAGATTATTATGCTGAAGCTGCCGCAGGTGCTGACCTTGTGCTTTCGGGGCACACCCATGGCGGGCACATTTTCCCCTCGGGATTTGTGGGGCTGGCTATGGGTTTCAATGATAGGGTCTACGGCAAGGAAGTACGTGGTGATACTACATTTATCGTTACATCTGGTATTTCAGGCTGGGCTATACCTTTTAAAACAGGGTGTATCTCGGAGTATGTTATCATTGATATCTATGACAGGTAA
- a CDS encoding ATP-dependent helicase → MKDIDILKKQALERFFSRMNPMQQKAVFRVNGPLLILAGAGSGKTTVLINRIANMIHFGDAYNTTGQIFTEEESAFIQDYAEGRTDDGKRLAAIIGTRQVRPWNILAITFTNKAAGELKERIEKILGEEGRGIVAATFHSACVRILRRECANIGFTSSFAIYDTDDSKRVIKAAMRSLDIDEKMFPVKTIMSEISHAKDSMITPEEFSKDAVGDYFKSSVAKVYKKYQQELLANNAMDFDDIICHTVTLFENCPDVLDHYQNLYKYIMVDEYQDTNRVQFRLVSLLSQKFGNICVVGDDDQSIYRFRGATIENILNFEEEFGCTADDVIKLEQNYRSTQNILTCANKLISNNVGRKGKNLWTDCGDGEKVIVHKSMNERDEASYIARTITENNDNGRRWGDHAVLYRMNAQSNALEQAMIKASIPYKIFGGLKFYERKEIKDILAYLGIIANHADTFRLQRIINEPKRGMGDATVRTVLQVSSDLGEDPIYVMEHSTEYVPLAKKSKALTEFAFMIDDLTELSEAVTLPDLLDAVVEKTGYGALMKQQGVEGEMRLENIAELKSTMAKYEEDAEDPSLDGFLEEVALYTDIDTLDETGDYVALMTMHAAKGLEFPVVFVAGMEDNVFPSSRSRDSESELEEERRLAYVAITRAKEQLHLVYAGERMIYGSTQYNRESQFIKELPAENIDKQVPKLDTKPMGRPSDNISLGRQMAMYNSAKAKSSEPAETYSVGERVLHKKFGEGTIVGVTPMAGDTMLEIAFEKVGTKKIFANFAKPKKI, encoded by the coding sequence ATGAAAGATATTGATATATTGAAAAAACAGGCACTTGAAAGATTTTTCAGCCGAATGAACCCCATGCAGCAGAAAGCTGTGTTCCGCGTGAACGGACCTCTGCTGATACTTGCTGGTGCAGGCAGCGGAAAGACTACTGTGCTTATCAACAGGATAGCCAATATGATACATTTCGGTGACGCTTACAACACCACAGGGCAGATATTCACCGAAGAAGAATCCGCATTTATTCAGGATTATGCCGAGGGAAGGACAGATGACGGCAAACGTCTCGCCGCAATAATAGGCACAAGGCAGGTTCGTCCCTGGAATATCCTGGCAATAACTTTCACCAACAAAGCGGCAGGCGAACTCAAAGAGCGTATCGAAAAAATACTCGGCGAGGAAGGCAGGGGCATAGTTGCCGCAACTTTCCATTCGGCTTGTGTACGTATTCTAAGGCGTGAGTGTGCGAATATCGGCTTCACTTCAAGCTTTGCCATATACGATACAGACGACTCAAAGCGCGTTATAAAAGCCGCTATGAGATCACTTGATATAGATGAAAAAATGTTCCCCGTGAAAACTATCATGAGCGAGATATCTCACGCAAAGGACTCAATGATTACTCCCGAGGAATTTTCAAAAGATGCTGTTGGTGACTATTTCAAAAGCTCGGTGGCTAAGGTATACAAAAAGTATCAGCAGGAACTTCTTGCCAACAATGCCATGGATTTCGATGACATAATCTGCCATACTGTGACGTTGTTTGAAAATTGCCCCGATGTACTCGACCATTACCAGAATTTGTATAAATATATAATGGTAGACGAATATCAGGATACCAACCGTGTTCAGTTCAGGCTGGTCTCTCTGCTTTCACAAAAGTTCGGGAATATATGCGTTGTAGGTGATGATGACCAGAGTATCTACCGTTTCCGCGGTGCGACTATCGAAAATATCCTGAATTTCGAGGAAGAATTCGGCTGTACAGCAGATGATGTTATCAAGCTTGAACAGAACTACCGTTCCACCCAGAATATACTTACCTGCGCCAACAAGCTCATCAGCAATAATGTTGGCAGAAAGGGCAAAAATCTCTGGACAGACTGCGGCGACGGAGAAAAAGTCATTGTACATAAGTCTATGAACGAGCGTGACGAAGCTTCCTATATCGCAAGGACGATAACAGAAAACAACGATAACGGTAGACGCTGGGGCGACCACGCCGTCCTATATCGAATGAATGCCCAGTCAAACGCCCTTGAACAGGCAATGATAAAGGCAAGCATACCTTATAAGATCTTCGGCGGACTGAAATTCTATGAGCGCAAAGAGATAAAGGATATCCTTGCATATCTGGGAATCATCGCAAATCACGCCGATACTTTCAGGCTCCAGAGGATCATCAACGAACCCAAGCGCGGAATGGGCGATGCGACTGTACGGACAGTTTTGCAGGTATCCTCCGACCTGGGTGAAGATCCTATCTACGTAATGGAACATTCTACCGAATATGTTCCGCTAGCAAAAAAATCCAAAGCACTGACAGAATTTGCATTCATGATAGATGATCTGACCGAACTTTCCGAAGCGGTGACGCTGCCCGACCTGCTTGATGCAGTCGTTGAAAAAACAGGTTACGGCGCACTGATGAAACAACAGGGCGTTGAGGGTGAGATGCGTCTTGAAAATATTGCCGAGCTTAAATCCACAATGGCAAAATACGAAGAAGATGCGGAAGACCCTTCTCTTGACGGTTTCCTTGAAGAAGTCGCACTCTATACCGATATAGACACCCTTGACGAAACAGGCGATTATGTAGCACTGATGACAATGCACGCCGCAAAGGGATTGGAGTTTCCTGTTGTATTTGTGGCAGGCATGGAGGACAACGTATTTCCGTCAAGCCGAAGCAGAGATTCCGAATCTGAACTTGAAGAGGAACGCCGCCTTGCCTATGTGGCAATAACCCGTGCCAAGGAACAGCTCCATCTTGTATACGCAGGTGAGCGTATGATCTACGGCAGTACCCAGTACAACCGCGAATCTCAGTTCATCAAAGAACTTCCCGCTGAGAACATCGACAAGCAAGTACCTAAGCTTGACACTAAGCCAATGGGACGCCCTTCGGATAATATCTCCCTTGGCAGACAGATGGCGATGTATAACTCGGCAAAAGCTAAATCAAGTGAACCCGCCGAGACTTACAGCGTAGGAGAGAGAGTCCTTCACAAAAAGTTCGGCGAAGGCACGATAGTCGGTGTTACACCAATGGCAGGCGATACCATGCTGGAGATAGCCTTTGAGAAGGTCGGCACCAAAAAGATATTCGCTAATTTTGCAAAACCTAAAAAGATATGA
- a CDS encoding ribonuclease J, with protein MNNNNSNNGKRKPSKRYVQGNGKLRGVPIKRGAENKQSAEPSQAKLRPNGRGQRGNNNKQQEQRRTPVKIIPLGGLNEIGKNFTVIECSNDMFIIDCGLAFPDSEMLGVDIVIPDFSYVEKNIEKLRGVVITHGHEDHIGGLPYFLKKFPNTPVYGTRLTIGLIEGKLREHALLDSVKLNTVTPRQTIRMGCMAVEFIRVNHSIPDSVGMAIHTPAGVLIHTGDFKVDYTPIEGGIIDLPRFAELGNKGVLALMSDSTNSERPGYTASERKVGDNLEMLFAKGEGKRIIIATFASNIHRVQQIINNAVNTGRKVAVSGRSMVNVISVGIELGYLKVPDGVLIDIDMIGRYLPEQIVLVTTGSQGEPMSALSRMSMNEHRKVSITPQDFIIISANPIPGNEKLVTRVVNDLMKLGAEVVYEKMYEVHVSGHACQEEQKLMLSITKPKFFIPVHGEFKHLMKHKQTAMSVGIPEENIIIAGIGDVIETDGVDMNITSEVPAGRVLVDGLGVGDVGAIVLRDRKHLAEDGLIIAVATIDRTVGEILAGPDLVSRGFVYVRESEELMNEAKELLTETLQNCLDSNMHEWNAIKGRMKDNLSDFIFTKTKRSPMILPIIMEI; from the coding sequence ATGAATAATAACAATTCTAACAACGGAAAAAGAAAGCCATCAAAACGTTACGTACAAGGTAATGGAAAACTGAGAGGTGTGCCGATAAAACGCGGTGCAGAAAATAAACAGAGCGCAGAACCTTCTCAGGCTAAGCTTCGTCCCAACGGCAGGGGACAGCGCGGCAATAACAACAAACAGCAGGAACAGCGCCGTACTCCCGTTAAGATCATTCCTCTGGGCGGTCTCAACGAGATAGGCAAGAACTTTACTGTCATCGAATGTTCAAACGATATGTTTATCATCGACTGCGGCCTTGCATTCCCTGACAGTGAGATGCTTGGTGTTGATATCGTTATACCTGATTTTTCCTATGTTGAGAAGAACATAGAAAAGCTTCGCGGCGTAGTTATCACTCACGGACACGAAGATCACATCGGCGGACTTCCTTATTTCCTGAAAAAATTCCCCAATACTCCTGTTTACGGCACAAGGCTGACTATCGGACTTATCGAAGGCAAGCTTCGTGAGCACGCTCTTCTGGACAGTGTAAAGCTGAATACAGTGACACCGCGTCAGACCATCAGAATGGGCTGTATGGCAGTTGAATTCATCAGAGTGAACCATTCTATACCCGATTCTGTGGGAATGGCTATCCATACACCTGCAGGTGTTCTGATCCACACAGGTGACTTCAAGGTAGACTATACTCCAATCGAGGGCGGTATAATCGATCTGCCCAGATTTGCGGAACTCGGAAATAAGGGTGTTCTTGCACTGATGTCAGATTCCACCAACTCTGAGCGTCCGGGCTATACTGCCAGTGAACGCAAGGTCGGGGATAATCTGGAAATGCTGTTTGCAAAGGGCGAGGGCAAGCGTATAATCATTGCGACCTTCGCATCGAATATCCACAGAGTTCAGCAGATAATCAACAACGCTGTAAATACAGGCCGTAAAGTTGCTGTATCGGGCAGAAGTATGGTGAATGTCATAAGTGTTGGCATCGAGCTTGGCTATCTTAAAGTGCCCGATGGCGTGCTTATCGATATCGATATGATAGGCAGATATCTGCCCGAGCAGATAGTTCTCGTTACAACAGGCAGTCAGGGCGAGCCTATGTCTGCACTTTCAAGAATGTCCATGAACGAGCACCGAAAAGTCAGCATAACTCCCCAGGATTTCATAATAATCTCGGCTAACCCCATACCCGGCAACGAAAAGCTGGTCACCAGGGTCGTCAACGATCTTATGAAGCTGGGTGCTGAGGTAGTATACGAAAAGATGTACGAAGTACACGTTTCGGGACACGCTTGTCAGGAAGAGCAGAAGCTTATGCTCTCTATAACAAAACCCAAGTTCTTCATACCAGTACACGGCGAGTTCAAGCACCTGATGAAGCACAAGCAGACGGCTATGAGCGTGGGCATACCCGAGGAGAATATCATTATCGCCGGTATCGGTGATGTTATCGAGACTGACGGTGTTGATATGAATATCACGAGTGAAGTTCCTGCGGGCAGAGTTCTTGTTGACGGTCTGGGTGTTGGCGACGTTGGTGCTATCGTGCTGAGAGACAGAAAGCATCTGGCTGAGGACGGTCTTATAATCGCTGTTGCCACAATAGACAGGACAGTTGGCGAGATACTTGCAGGTCCCGATCTTGTTTCGAGAGGCTTTGTCTATGTTCGTGAGAGCGAAGAGCTGATGAATGAAGCGAAAGAGCTTCTCACCGAAACCTTGCAGAACTGTCTTGACAGCAATATGCATGAATGGAATGCCATTAAGGGCAGGATGAAAGACAATCTTTCTGATTTCATTTTCACAAAGACGAAGAGAAGTCCTATGATACTGCCTATAATCATGGAGATATAG